DNA from Planctomycetota bacterium:
CAGCCCGCGGCACACCGCCGCCACCTCGCGCGGGTGCGCAACAACGATCAGCACGCGATCGCCCGTGACGGAATCTGCCGCGACGGTCATCCCAGAGAATAGAACGGGCCCCGCCCGGGGTGCGCGCCCGTCGTCCGAGGTTCCTACGCTGCCTATGCCACCCGCCCAATGTGCCCCGCGTTTGCAGAGGAGCGACCGATGACGCACCGCGCCCCCGGCTCAGATCGCGCCCGTACGGCCCGCCACGCCCGCGTCCGCCGACGCGTCGTGGGCGTGCTCGCTGGCGCCGCGGCGCTCACCGCCCTGCTCGCCGCCATGGCCGGCTGGGGCGCCAACGCGCAGCCCCGCGCGGGCGGCGGGCGCGCGGGCGCGGCGCTCACCGGCGATCGCGCCGTCGCGGAGCGCACCTCGTTCGACGTCGTGACGACCTCCAGCGGCGAACTCGAGGCCCGCGAGCGCATCGAGATCCGCAGCCCGCTCGACCAGGAAGCCACCATCGTGCAGATCGCCGCCGAGGGCATCTGGGCGAAGAAGGGCGACCTGCTGATGCAGCTCAACACCGACTCGCTGCAGCAGAAGATCGACGACGAGTCGCTGCGACTGCGCACCGAGGCCGCCGAGCTCGGCAGCGCCCAGACCGCCTTCAACATCCAGGAGAAGGACAACGAGGCGAACATCCGCCAGGGGCAGCTCAAGGTCGATCTCGCGCAGCTCGCGCTGCAGCAGTGGCGCGAGGGCGACGTCAAGAAGAAGCGTCAGGACCTGACGCTCGCCATCGACCGCGCCAGCCTCGAGCTCGACCGTCTCGCCGAGCGGTTCCTCCGCAGCCGCGAGCTGCTCGAGGAGGGCTTCGTCAGCAAGGACGAGTGCGACCGCGACGAGGTGTCGTACATCGAGGCGATCTCCGCGTACAACACCGCGGTGCTCGCCCGCGACGTGTACGAGCAGTACGAGCTCGTCATGGAGGAGAAGAGCAAGGTCTCCGACGTCGACGAGGCGCTCGCGAACCTCGAGCGCATCCGCCTCACCGCGCTGAACGAACTCGAGAACAAGCGCCAGCGCCTCGAGGCGCAGAAGGAGCGGGCGACGATCGTCGAACGCCGCCTGCGCAAGCTCGAGGAAAACCGCGCCGCCGCCACCATCCTCGCCCCGAGCGACGGGCTGGTCGTCTACGCCACCTCGATGGAACGCAACTCCTGGCGGGGCGGGAGCGAGGGCCCCCTGCAGATCGGGCAGCAGGTCTACCCGAACCAGTTGCTCATGATCCTGCCCAACACCACCGAGATGATGGCCGCCGTCCGCGTCAGCGAGAGCCTCGCCGGACGCGTCCGCCCGGGACAGACCGCGACCGTGCGCATCGACGCGGCGGGGGCTCGCACGTTCGCCGCCACCGTCGAGGGCATCGGCGTGATGGCCGAGACCGGCGGCTGGCGCGACCCCAACCTCCGCGAGTACACCGTTCGCCTGGCGATCCACTCCGCCGGCAACTCCGACCTCAAGCCCGCCATGCGCTGCGAGGCGAACATCACGCTCGACACCGTCACCGACGCCCTCGCCGTGCCCGTCCAGGGCGTGTTCAGCGACGGGCCCGTCCACTTCGTCTACACGCCCGAGGGCTCGCGCTTCAAGCGCACGCCCATCAAGCTCGGCCGCCGCTCCGACACCCGCGCCGAGATCATCTCGGGCCTCAACCCCGGCGACGTCGTGCTCATCCGCGAGCCCACCCCCGGCGAGATCCTCACCCGCGATTGGGACACCCAGGTCCTCACCACCCTCGGCTACAAGATCGGCGCCGACGGCCGCCCCGTCGCCGGCGGCCCGCCCCCCGGCATGGTCCCGCCCGGCGCCGGCCAACGCCCCGACCGCGCCCGACGTGAAGGTGCCGGTCGCGAAGGCCGCGCCGGCGACGGCGCCCGACCCGCCCCGCAGAAGCCCGCCGCCGAGAAGCCCGCCGCTGAGAAGCCCGTCGCCGAGAAGCCCACCACCGAGCCTCCCGCGGCGGAGACCCCCGCCGCGACGCCACCTACCCCGACCCCCACGACGCAGCGTCAGTAGCCTCACGCCGCCTTCGGCGACCCGGCGCCCGCCGACGCGCTCTGCCGCCCGTCCAGCCGCCCGCACAGCGTCGACAGGCTGATGTCCTCGGCCAGCGGCTCGAAGTTGTCGCCCGCCACCGCGTGCCCGTCGATCTCCGCCACGTGCAGGTCCGTCGTCGCACGCAGGTCGATCCGCTCACGCCGCGCTTCGGCACGACGCGACGGCGTCAGCGTGCCGAGGATCTCCACCGTGGGGCGGCACGGGTCCTCCGCCGTCCACGTCACCACCGCCCCGCGCCGACCGTCCGACAGCGTCACCAGGCTGCCCGGCGGGTAGGGCGGGGCCACCTCCGCCAGCGCCCGCAGCACGACCGGGTCCAGACGCGCGCGCGTCTCGGCCCGGCGCATCATCGCCAGCGCGCGCACCGCCGGGCGCGGGGGCGTCAGATCGTCGCGCGCGCCCGGCGCGTGCGCCGGGTGGCGGAATCGCTCGAACGTCTCCGCCACCGCCACGATCCGCGCGAACACGTGAATCCCCGACGCCCGCGGCGGGACGCACGCGCCCTCGAGCGTCGGGATGCACGGGAACCCCTCCCCGTCCCAGCGCTGGTGGTGGTGCAGCACCACCGCCGCCGCCGCCGGCTCCAGCGAGTCCTTCACCAGATCAAAGCCCAGCGCCGGGTGCTCGCGCCACGCGGGGTCCGACTCGTCGAACGTCCGGTTCCAGCGCTCCAGCGCGTCGGGCGACAGGCGCGTCATGCCGATGTCGTGGAACAAGGCGCCCACGCCCAGGGGCGAGATGTCGCGCGCCACGCCCGCCGCCAAGCGCGCCCGCTCGCGCACGAGATAGAAGTCGAGCTTCAGCCCCATCATGAGGCTCAGCGCGCACACGTTGCCCGCGTGGCGCGCGGGCGGGTGCGCCTGGTCCCCCAGTTCGGAGAGAAACACGCCCGCCCGCGGGTTCATCACCAGCCGCTCGATCATGCCCATCACCGTGCGCCGGTACGACCGGAAATCCACCTCGACCGACGACCCCGCGATCGCGCCGTCCATCGACGCCGCCAGGCTCTGCGTGAGTTCGCGGCACGAATCCCGGAACTGCGGGTCCACGATCCGCACCAGGTCGTCGAGCCCCGGCACGCGCACCCAGAGTTCGCGCACGCCCATCTCGCGCAGACGCGTGATGGCGTGCGATTCCAGCCGTGCCCCCGTGCGGAGCAGCACCGTCCGCGCCGAGCCCGGGTGCAGCACCGGCTCGGCGAGGATCATCCCCTCGCGCGCTTCCACGATCGGCACCCGCAGCATGGTCCGCGTACATCGGCGCCCCGCGCCGCTCGCCCGCCCGCGTCCCGCGTCGCGCGCCGGCACCGCCCGCTATCGGACGTCATAGACGACACGATCGCGAGGCCCGCCCGCGTCCGACAGCATGCGGAACACGCCGGGCACCGACGGCGTGATCACCAGCACCAGCCGCGTCCGCCGCCCCGAGCCCGCCGACCCCGCCGACCCCAGCAGGTGCTCGCCCAGCGTCGGCGCGCCCGGCACCGGCGGGCCCAGCGGACGCGCGCCCGGTTCGCCCGCGTTGCCCGGCGGCCCTTGCCAGTCCGTCTCCGGCGCTTCGGCCACCACCAGCAGCGCATCCCCGCCCCGCATCGACGCGCCCAGCCGCAGCCGATCGAACACGATCGGCGCCGCGCCCGCGACGCCGGGCGTCCCGTCGGCCTCTCCCCCGCCCCGCGGGGCCGGGGCGCGCAGGCGCGTCGCGTCGTCCGCCGCGGGTACGAACCGCGGGACCAGCTCGACCTCCAGCACGCCCGGCTGCGTGCTCGCGGCGCCGTCGGTCGGGCGGTCGGGCGCGAACCAGCAGCGCAGCGCCAGGCTGAGCCGCCCGTCGCGCAGCGTGAGCGCGCCGTTGTCGAGCCACACGGTCGAGCGGCGCCCCTCGGGCGAGCGCGCGACCTCGGTCCACACCGTGACCTCGCCCAGCCACTGCGACTGCGCGGGGCCCGACACGCCGAGCTGGGCGCGCACGCGCGAGAGTTCCGCCGCGGGCACCGCGAGCACGCGCATCCCGTTGGCCCGCCACACTTCGAGCGCGCGCCAGTCGATCGGGGGCGTGCGTCGCTCGAGCGAGGCGAACACCTCGCGGGCGCTGGGCGCTCCGGGCGCGGCGGGCTGCTCCTCGACCAGCCACCACGAGACCTCGACGCCCGCCGTCTCCGCCTGCGAGCCCGCGCTCAGCACGGGGTCGGGCCGCTCGCGCGAGGCGCAGCCGCCCAACCCCAGGCCGGCGCACGCCAGCGTGGCCCCGACCAGCACCGCCGGGACGACCGCGCGCACACCCGGCGCGCCCGCGCGCACCCGGCGCACACGCTCCACCGATCGCACCGGCTTCGCTCCGCGTCCCATGCTGTCCCCTTACGCAGGCTCGAACGAGTTGATCCGGTCGATGAGCGCCCGCACGAGCCCGAACTTGTGCTTCGTGTGGTGGAAGTGCAGGCGCGGCAGGCCCGGCGGGCCGTCCTCGCCCTCCAGCGGGCCCGGGCTCTGCTCGATCCGCCCGGACTTCACGAGCACCGCGAACTCGGTGTTGAGCGCGTCGAGCGCCTCGGGCGTCAACGTCCCGCGCAGGCGGATCACCAGCCGGTCGCGCAGGTACCGCGACGAGTGGTACACCCGATAAAACCGGAAGATGTGCTCCGCCGCGTCGCGCGGGTCGCGCGCCAGGTGATAGATCCCCGGGTCCTCCGGGCTGATCCACCCGCGCGCCAGCAACTGCGACCGCACCCACCCGTCCCACGAGCGCCAGTAGTCGCCCCCCGCCCCCTCCACCAGCACGATCGGGATCGGCGTGCTCTTGCCCGTCTGCACCAGCGTCAGCGCCTCGAACGCCTCGTCCAGTGTCCCGAACCCGCCCGGAAAGAGCGCCACCGCCTCCGCCTGCGACACGAACATCAGCTTGCGCGTAAAGAAATACCGGAAGTTGATCAGCTTCTCGTCGCCCGCGATCACCGGGTTCGCGCTCGTCTCGAACGGCAGGCGGATCGCCACCCCGAAGCTCGCGTCGCGCCCGGGCCCCACGTGCCCCGCCTGCATGATCCCCAGCCCCGCCCCCGTGATGCTCATCCACCCCGCCTCGGCCATCAGGCGGCTGAACTCCACGCACGCCGTGAAATCCGGGTGCGCCTCGGGCGTCCGCGCGCTCCCGAAGATCGTCACCTTGTGCGGGTCGCGGAACTTCGCGAACACCCGGTACGCGTACCGAAGCTCCTTCACCGCGTTCGTGAAGAGCTTGATCTCGCCCGTGTCCCGCCCGTCGGGGATCAACTTCAGCGACGTCTGCACCAGCTCGCGCACCAGACGCGCCGCGAACGTCCCGGGCCGCCCGCCCGTCTGCTCGATCAGCCGGTCGATCGCCTGCAGCACCTCGGGCGAGTCCGCACGCCGGGCGACCGGGCTCACCGGCCCGCCCGCGGCCTCGGCCATCGCGTCGACCACCGCCTCCGGGCGATCCTGTGGTTCATCCAGCGGCATGGGAGGCGAGTGTAGCGCTACTCCGCCCGCACTTCGTCCAGCGACCGCCGCAGGTCCCGCGCGGGCGTCGCCCGCTCCTCGATCCGGCGCAGCCGTCGCTCCTGCTCGTCGGGCCCCTCCCCGAACAACTGCCCGATGAACCGCGTCGTCCCCGCCAGCGTCGACACCTTCAACTCCGGCGCCGACAGCGTCCCCTCCGCCCGCACCGTTACCAGTTCGTTGCGGATCCCCTCCAGCAGCCCCGTCACCATCGGGATGCGCGTCCGCGCCTTGGGCCGGAACCGCAGGTCCAGCTCCATCCCCGGCAGGCGCACCGTCCCGAACCCGAAGACCTCCACCGACCGCGACGACGCCGTCAGCGACTCGAAGTTCACGTACTCGCCCAGCACGAAGAACTCCGCCCCCGCGTAGTCCACGCGCTCGCCGATCGGGATCTGCAGGTTCGACACCCGCACCAGGGGCACCAGCAGCGGCATGTTCACCACCCGCCCGCCCTGCACCACCCCCGTCCCCCGACCCCGGCGCGACGACGGATCGTTCAGCAGCCCCGCCAGCGACAGGTTCGCGTCCAGCACGCCGCGCGAGCCGTCGGGCTCGTCCGCCTCGCCCGCCCCGTCGTCCCCCGGCGCGGCGCTCGTCCGCCCCAGGTCGCGCAGCATCGACGCGAACCGCACGTTCGACGCCGTGATCGTCGCCTCGTACCGCCGCCCGCCCGGCGCGGGCCCGGAAATCTCGACCTCGCCCGCCACGCGCCCGCCATGACACGACGCCGCCAAGTGGGGCACCAGCACCGTCCCGTCGGCCAGCCCCATGATCCTCGCCCGAGCGCCCGTCAGCCCCAGGCCCCCGGCGCGCACCGAATCAAACACCCCGAGCAGTTCGAACGTCACGCCCGACTCGGGCGCATCGCGCTGCACCACGAACTCCACCTCGCCCGACGCGTCCTCGACCGTCACCCCGGCCTGCATGCCCAGGCTCGCGAACCGGGCGCGCCCCTCCACCCCCAGCGCCCGCAGCGCCCCGTCCGCCCCGGTCGTCAGCCCCACGCGCGCCCGTTCCACCTGCACCGGGCCCACCGCGCGCACCCGCAGGTCCGCCAGCGCCGCGCGCAGCGCGCCCGGCGCCAGCGCCACCAGGTCGGGCGGCAGCCCGCTCGATTCCAGCGACGTCTCCGCCTCGATCGACGCGCCGCCGTCGTCGGCCAGCAGCCACCCGCCCTCGGCCTTGGCCGTCCACGCCGGCGCCCGCAGCACCACCCCGCGCATCCGTCCCTGGCGTGGAGAGAACTCGATCACGCCCTCGACGCTCGGGAAGTCGATCTCGACGTCGTCGAAGCGCGCCCGCATCGTCGTGGGCCGCACCGAGCCCGTCGCGTCCCAGCCGCCGTCGGCGCGCGGCGCCAGCACCGCGTCCAGGTCAAAGCGCCCGCGCAGGTCCGAATCCCGGAAGAACGCCGCCAGCCGGGGCGGGGCACCCTTCCCCAGCATCGTCCGCACCAGGGGTGATTCGAACCGCGCGCCCGTGTACCGCAGCGTCAGGGGCAGGTCGTCGCTCGCGCCATCAATGCGGCACGACCCCGACGCGCGCAGCGTCCCGTCCGCCTCGCCATCCACCGCGAGCCCCGCCTCAAACTCCGCGAACGACACCCGCCACGCGTCGTCGCCCGCCCGCGCCGCCTCGATCGCGCCCGTCGAAGACTCCAGGCTCACCCGGTGCCCGTCCAGCACCGCCGACACGCCCGCCAGTTCCGCCACGCGCACCGAGACCGCCGGACGCGCCTCGCCCGGCGCCCGACGAACGTCGACCCGCAGCCCCGCCCGCCCGCGCGGGTCATAGGTTCGGCGCGCCTCACGAATGGTCCGCCCGCTGTCGGGCGAGACCAGCGCCACCACTTCCTCCACGGGCGTGCGAAGGTCCAGCCCCGCCGCGCCCGCGTGCAACTCGAGCACGCCCCCGCCCTCGCCCGTGCGCCGTCGCACCCGCAGCGTCGCCGACGCGCCCGGCTCGGCACCGGCCGGGCCCAGCAGCCCGGCGACCTCGACGTCGATCCCCCCGGCGTCGGCGTCGATGGCCGCACGCACCCCGGAGATCGACACGTGTTCCGCCCCATCCTCGGACGCGGGCGACGCGGCGAGGTCGGTCGCGGTCGCTCGCACGCGCCACCCGACGGGGTCGGCCCCCATGGTGATCGTCGCGTCCATCGACCCGCGCGGGTTCAGGCGGCGGAGGAACTCGTGCAGCGACACCTCGCCCAGCGACACCTGCGCCGGCGCCGCCGCCAGCAGCGCGGGCGTAAGCACAACGCCCCGGGCCTCGACGTGCGCCGTGGGACGCAGCGGCGCGTCGGGCTGATTGATCCGCGAGACGTCCGCGCGGACCTCGAGCGTGAGCGTGCCCCCGCCGACGATCTCGATCGTCCCGCCCGAGACCGTCGCCTCCTGATCGTCCTTGATGATCGTCACGCCCCGCGCAACGAGCGGCACGGGCAGGTCGGGCGCCAGCACCCGCGCCTCGGGCACCGCGATCGTCACGCGATCGTGCCAGATGTTCCCGTGCCCCGGCTCACGGCGCACCTGGGCCCGCACGTCCACCGTGCCCCCGGGCAGCGGCGCGGACGCGTCCAGCAGCCCCTCGCGCACCAGGCGCTCGTGCGCCTCGCGCGAGAACAGCTCGTCCAGGATCCACCCGCGCGGGCCCATCGCCTCGCGCAGCACCCCGTCGATCGGCACGTTCTTCGCCGTCACGTCCACCGTCACCGCGGCCTCTTCCGTCAGCGACTCGATCAGCCCCGTCGCGTGCAGCGTCGCCCCGCCGGGCGCCTCCCCCTCGATGCTCTTGATCACGATCCGCCGGTCGTCGAACTCCACCTCGCCCCGCATGTTGTGGAAGCGGTACGGGAAGCGCTCGAACGCCGCCGTCGTGTTCCGCAGGCGCAGCGATCCGTTCACGGAGAACTCGTCCGGCGCCGCGCTCCGCGCCCGCGAGATCGTGACCGCCACGTCGATCGTCCCCGTCGGGTCGGAGAACTGCTCGAGCCGCCGACGCACCAGCCCGGGCGCGAACTTCAGGATCTCGGGCTTCTGCGCCACGTGCAGGTCCACGCAGCGGATCGTGCACACGAACGGCGCGTCCGGCGTGTTCCCCTCGGTTGTCAGCGTCACGTCGTACGGCAGCCCCTCCATCAGCCCGCTCAGCGACGCCCGCAGCCCCTCGGTCGTGAACGACAGCGTCCCGTTCACCTGCTCCAGCCG
Protein-coding regions in this window:
- a CDS encoding HlyD family efflux transporter periplasmic adaptor subunit → MTHRAPGSDRARTARHARVRRRVVGVLAGAAALTALLAAMAGWGANAQPRAGGGRAGAALTGDRAVAERTSFDVVTTSSGELEARERIEIRSPLDQEATIVQIAAEGIWAKKGDLLMQLNTDSLQQKIDDESLRLRTEAAELGSAQTAFNIQEKDNEANIRQGQLKVDLAQLALQQWREGDVKKKRQDLTLAIDRASLELDRLAERFLRSRELLEEGFVSKDECDRDEVSYIEAISAYNTAVLARDVYEQYELVMEEKSKVSDVDEALANLERIRLTALNELENKRQRLEAQKERATIVERRLRKLEENRAAATILAPSDGLVVYATSMERNSWRGGSEGPLQIGQQVYPNQLLMILPNTTEMMAAVRVSESLAGRVRPGQTATVRIDAAGARTFAATVEGIGVMAETGGWRDPNLREYTVRLAIHSAGNSDLKPAMRCEANITLDTVTDALAVPVQGVFSDGPVHFVYTPEGSRFKRTPIKLGRRSDTRAEIISGLNPGDVVLIREPTPGEILTRDWDTQVLTTLGYKIGADGRPVAGGPPPGMVPPGAGQRPDRARREGAGREGRAGDGARPAPQKPAAEKPAAEKPVAEKPTTEPPAAETPAATPPTPTPTTQRQ
- a CDS encoding HD domain-containing protein, coding for MLRVPIVEAREGMILAEPVLHPGSARTVLLRTGARLESHAITRLREMGVRELWVRVPGLDDLVRIVDPQFRDSCRELTQSLAASMDGAIAGSSVEVDFRSYRRTVMGMIERLVMNPRAGVFLSELGDQAHPPARHAGNVCALSLMMGLKLDFYLVRERARLAAGVARDISPLGVGALFHDIGMTRLSPDALERWNRTFDESDPAWREHPALGFDLVKDSLEPAAAAVVLHHHQRWDGEGFPCIPTLEGACVPPRASGIHVFARIVAVAETFERFRHPAHAPGARDDLTPPRPAVRALAMMRRAETRARLDPVVLRALAEVAPPYPPGSLVTLSDGRRGAVVTWTAEDPCRPTVEILGTLTPSRRAEARRERIDLRATTDLHVAEIDGHAVAGDNFEPLAEDISLSTLCGRLDGRQSASAGAGSPKAA
- a CDS encoding LOG family protein, translated to MPLDEPQDRPEAVVDAMAEAAGGPVSPVARRADSPEVLQAIDRLIEQTGGRPGTFAARLVRELVQTSLKLIPDGRDTGEIKLFTNAVKELRYAYRVFAKFRDPHKVTIFGSARTPEAHPDFTACVEFSRLMAEAGWMSITGAGLGIMQAGHVGPGRDASFGVAIRLPFETSANPVIAGDEKLINFRYFFTRKLMFVSQAEAVALFPGGFGTLDEAFEALTLVQTGKSTPIPIVLVEGAGGDYWRSWDGWVRSQLLARGWISPEDPGIYHLARDPRDAAEHIFRFYRVYHSSRYLRDRLVIRLRGTLTPEALDALNTEFAVLVKSGRIEQSPGPLEGEDGPPGLPRLHFHHTKHKFGLVRALIDRINSFEPA